The following are encoded together in the Desulfococcus multivorans genome:
- a CDS encoding poly-gamma-glutamate hydrolase family protein — translation MILFKKGDLYRGGMDRYSSFENLNACERRGIDYRIRWRLGSTGVAILSIHGGEIEPGSTRIANAIAGWDHSFYAFEGIKPGGNLALHITSTRFDEPTVLDIVCQSDVAISIHGSAIMTPIVHLGGLDAELKHHIRRELHESGFQATDCIDRRFGATSLKNICNLCRRGMGVQMEISRGLRLMMFQDLTPEGRYYSTAIFTRFTEAVRRAVSPFALIYAETRPLTNTD, via the coding sequence ATGATCCTGTTTAAGAAAGGAGATCTTTACAGAGGCGGTATGGATCGCTACAGCAGTTTTGAAAACCTTAACGCCTGCGAACGCCGAGGGATTGATTACCGCATTCGTTGGCGACTCGGAAGCACCGGTGTCGCCATTCTGAGTATCCACGGCGGTGAGATCGAGCCCGGGTCAACCCGAATCGCCAACGCCATTGCCGGATGGGATCATTCTTTTTACGCTTTTGAAGGCATCAAACCCGGCGGAAATCTGGCGTTGCACATCACCAGCACCCGATTTGACGAACCCACCGTCCTGGACATCGTCTGCCAATCGGATGTCGCCATCTCAATTCACGGCAGCGCGATCATGACCCCGATCGTCCATCTGGGAGGATTGGATGCCGAATTGAAGCATCATATACGCCGAGAGTTGCACGAATCGGGATTTCAGGCAACGGATTGCATAGATCGTCGTTTCGGTGCGACGAGTCTGAAAAACATCTGCAACCTGTGTCGCCGCGGCATGGGCGTTCAAATGGAAATCAGCCGCGGCTTGCGCCTCATGATGTTCCAGGACCTGACACCCGAAGGAAGGTACTATTCCACGGCGATCTTCACCCGGTTCACGGAGGCGGTTCGCAGGGCCGTCTCGCCCTTTGCGCTCATCTACGCGGAAACGCGGCCGCTTACCAATACGGATTGA
- the murI gene encoding glutamate racemase: MAPTNIPTPRLRGVHGAAANAPVGVFDSGMGGLSVLREIRKALPEENLLYVADSGYAPYGDRPRDFIEKRASVIADFFLVQGVKAIVAACNTVTGVAVDGLRTRCPVPVVAIEPAIKPAAGMTRSGVIGVLATRQTIASDRVSRLIARHGNGVRILLQACPGLVEQVERAELGGRKTVSLVENYVTPLLEKGADTLVLGCTHYPFLSPMIKAVAGPTITVIDPAAAVAKELRRRLNADNIASCGSRPGTERFWTSGPIDHARRIIGELWGSCPDVRSLPSSDDNEHHTG; encoded by the coding sequence ATGGCGCCAACGAACATCCCGACGCCCCGACTTCGAGGGGTGCATGGCGCCGCCGCCAACGCTCCCGTGGGGGTCTTTGACTCCGGGATGGGCGGCTTGTCTGTGCTTCGTGAAATCCGCAAGGCGCTGCCGGAGGAGAATCTGCTCTATGTCGCCGACTCGGGCTACGCACCCTACGGCGACCGGCCCAGGGATTTTATCGAGAAACGGGCATCGGTCATCGCCGACTTCTTCCTGGTACAGGGGGTCAAGGCCATTGTGGCGGCCTGCAACACGGTCACGGGTGTTGCGGTCGACGGGCTCCGCACGCGCTGTCCCGTTCCGGTGGTAGCCATCGAACCGGCCATAAAGCCCGCCGCCGGCATGACGCGATCCGGGGTGATCGGCGTTCTGGCCACCCGGCAGACCATCGCCAGCGACAGAGTCTCACGTCTGATCGCCCGCCATGGAAACGGCGTGCGCATTCTCCTGCAGGCATGTCCCGGCCTTGTTGAGCAGGTGGAGCGCGCGGAGTTGGGCGGTCGGAAAACCGTCTCCCTGGTGGAAAACTATGTCACGCCTCTCCTCGAAAAAGGCGCCGACACGCTTGTTTTGGGGTGCACCCATTATCCATTCCTCTCACCCATGATCAAGGCCGTCGCCGGACCCACCATTACCGTGATCGACCCTGCCGCCGCGGTGGCGAAGGAGCTGAGACGTCGCCTCAATGCGGACAACATCGCATCATGCGGCAGCCGGCCCGGAACCGAACGCTTCTGGACCAGCGGCCCCATCGATCACGCAAGAAGGATCATCGGGGAACTCTGGGGATCCTGCCCCGACGTCCGGAGCCTGCCGTCATCCGACGACAACGAACACCACACCGGATAA